gccgatgaacttGCCGAATCCGCTACCTGGTGCGCCACCTGTCGGTGTTTAGCCACCAAACCtgcttagggatacccttagcagtaggcttgtaggcaagggatcgactagctATGGAACTCAATAGTgaaaggaacacaaggatttagagaggttcgggccgcgaggtgcataataccctacatccaatgtggttgtttgtattgccttaggtgttgttttgtttcgagggggtccccggctactgactatgaagccgagtagttttccggatGGGATACCGAACACACACTTGGTCGGGTTGagtttccatttgaatttcctATGATTTTCAAATGTTTCGGAGAGATCCGCAATGAACTGATCACTGCATTTTGTCTCGAGGACGACGTCATCGACATAGGCCTCGGCGTTGCGCCCGATCTACCCCTGGAGGCATCTCTGAATGGCATTCTAGTAAGTGGCATCGGCATTCTTGAGGCCGAACGTCACGGTGTTGTAGCAATAGGCCCCGAAGGGGGTAATGAAGGACgtcttctcttgatccgactCCTTTAGGGCTATCTGGTAGTACCCTGAGTAACaatcaagaaaagagaggagtaCGCACCCGGCCGTCGAGTCATACACCTAGTCGATGCGTGGTAGAGGATAGGGGCCCTTATGGCAGTGTTTGTTGAGATCagtatagtcaacacacattctccatttatcatttttcttttttacaaggactgggtttgccagccaATCTGGGTGCGTGACTTCTCAGATAAAACCGGCGGCAAGGAGCCGGGTTACTTATGTCCTAATAGCCTCCTTTTGATCCTGCGCGAAGCGGCGGAGCCGTTGCTTGACAGGTCTCGCCTTCGAGTCAAGGTCTagggagtgctcagccacctccCTCGGAACTCCCGGCATGTCAGATGGCTTCCATGCAAAGATGTTCCAGTTGTCCCAGAGGAAGGATGTGAGCGCGCTTTCCTATGCTGGGTCGAGGATGGCCCCGATCACGGCTGTCTTGTGCGGCTCATCATCCTTGAGGATGATGCTCTTGGTAGCAACTGCTGGCACGAGCTGCGACTGGGAAGTCGACTCCTTGGCGGGGATTTGCTGCTGGTCCGCCGGGAGGTTCTTTGCTGCATGGGCAACAAGAACCGAGTTCCTGGATCGTTCTAGGGTGTCAGAGAGCTTGATGTTCTCGGCCTCGCACGCGTAGGATGTCTGCAGATCTCCGTAGACCGAGAGGACCCCCTTTGGAGCTGGCATCTTCAGGAGAATATACGTGTggttggggatcgccatgaaTTTTGCAAGGGAGGGTCTTCccaggatggcgtggtaggaggTCTCGAACTCGGCGACCTCGAAGTTGACGTACTCGGTCCGGTAGTTGTCCCGAGTGCTGAAGGTGACCGGTAGGGTGACCCGGCCGACCGGGGTCGACCCGGTTCCTGGGACGATGTCGTAGAAGGCCTGGTCGGATGGCACCAGGGTAGTCATGTCGTAGCCCATGCTCTCCAATGTGCTGGCGAAGATGATATTGAGGGCATTGCCACCGTCAACGAGTACTTTGGCCTGGCGGACCTGGCTGACCACCGGGCAGACCACAAGGGGGTAAGCACCCGGCCTAGGCAGGTGGACCCAGTGGTCCCGGCGGTCGAAGGTGATAAGCGTTTCCGACCACCACAGGGGTTCAACTAGGTGTTTGAACACCAGGTTGACTTCGCGATCGTCCAGCTTCAGTTTTGCGCTGGTGTGATGGTTTGCTGGGGCCGCCAAATATGAAGTTGATGGCCATGTCTTCTTCCTGGAATTCCCTTGGGAATCTTCCCGATGCTCGTCATTGTCTCACCTGGGCGAGTTGCGCGTCTGTGGACGTGCCCGAGTGGTTCTGGAACCACTCGGCCTGTCGCGGTCCTCGCGGCGGAGTCGCTTGGAGTTGTCATCCTTGATGACTCCTGGGGCAGTGTGATTCGCGTTCTTGTGCCAAGGACACTTGCCATCTAGGAGTCAATCCAGGTCCGCTTGGTTGAGGGTGGAGCAGAACTGGGACCTCTCCGTGACGGCGATGGTGTTCACGGGGCCACGCTTGCGGTCCCGGTTCTTGGATGACTCGGCACGGTCATGTTTCTTCCCGTGGCGAGGTGGTCGGTCATCGCGTCGGCGTTCCGGGCGGTTATCCCGTTGGGAAGGACACGCAGAGGAGTCATTCTTGGTCTTGTGCTG
The Panicum virgatum strain AP13 chromosome 6N, P.virgatum_v5, whole genome shotgun sequence genome window above contains:
- the LOC120678026 gene encoding uncharacterized protein LOC120678026, encoding MGYDMTTLVPSDQAFYDIVPGTGSTPVGRVTLPVTFSTRDNYRTEYVNFEVAEFETSYHAILGRPSLAKFMAIPNHTYILLKMPAPKGVLSVYGDLQTSYACEAENIKLSDTLERSRNSVLVAHAAKNLPADQQQIPAKESTSQSQLVPAVATKSIILKDDEPHKTAVIGAILDPA